A single window of Mangifera indica cultivar Alphonso chromosome 18, CATAS_Mindica_2.1, whole genome shotgun sequence DNA harbors:
- the LOC123201412 gene encoding probable E3 ubiquitin-protein ligase ZFP1, whose product MGHRHLLSTSQMFENGHDQNWNHLHNEQPYANMGRVGTAENGSFLYPGENMSVDGVQFASHWNPAPNSNGYTSSHNSEMPHYQPDGSSSSYDPFLHPPTADGSFYTAPVNYVHHTASSNYDLQTFHGIEGGFVDLTMGTGRGPHKRKSPGVPSVCERGSTSGFYNAGSSSDVPLPSEIWQEKPNMDSQHMSWDCSTITPSYRSNSLTIRGEGSMRNVRSRPALDLEPNLARAHLLTNPSHSSYSAGRPIDPSSSMDHSVQNSTALAREWSHNRISPAHRRIQVSDPGVFSHETNHSLVGSSSASASVEIGAFHHDFILGRNPVAPQNFHANSTQSVRGVRSSYSHQRSTPTFRASSSTMRAGHVGSSDEGMQLIAENYSPGNPRPLPSLAWRHSDRSGRSRISHDRYRSLAEEPSLHERFSSEGFMIVDRPTTYGPRSMLDQHRDMRLDVDNMTYEELLALGERIGNVSTGLSEDLISKCLTETIYCSSDQMQEEGTCVICLEEYKDLDDVGTLKTCRHDYHVTCIKKWLSMKNLCPICKASVVGDNKRE is encoded by the exons ATGGGGCATAGACATTTACTAAGCACATcccaaatgtttgaaaatggaCATGATCAGAACTGGAATCATCTGCATAATGAACAGCCTTATGCAAATATGG GTAGGGTTGGCACTGCAGAGAATGGTTCTTTCTTATATCCTGGGGAAAATATGTCTGTGGATGGAGTGCAATTTGCTTCTCACTGGAACCCTGCACCAAACTCAAATGGGTATACGTCTAGTCACAATAGTGAAATGCCACATTACCAACCAGATGGTTCCAGCTCGTCCTATGATCCTTTTCTGCATCCACCAACTGCTGATGGATCTTTTTATACAGCCCCAGTAAATTATGTTCATCATACAGCTTCTTCCAATTATGATCTGCAGACATTCCACGGCATTGAAGGTGGTTTTGTTGATCTTACCATGGGCACTGGAAGAGGGCCTCACAAGAGAAAAAGCCCTGGGGTCCCTTCAGTTTGTGAGAGAGGCAGTACAAGTGGATTCTATAATGCTGGAAGTTCCTCTGATGTCCCTCTACCTTCTGAAATCTGGCAGGAGAAACCTAATATGGATTCACAACACATGTCTTGGGATTGCAGTACCATAACTCCAAGTTATCGAAGTAATTCCCTCACAATAAGGGGTGAGGGCTCAATGAGGAATGTGAGAAGCCGCCCTGCACTTGATTTGGAACCCAATCTCGCTCGGGCACATTTGTTAACCAATCCTTCCCACAGTTCTTATTCAGCAGGCCGGCCCATCGATCCTTCTAGCTCGATGGATCATTCAGTTCAGAATTCTACTGCCTTGGCTAGGGAGTGGAGCCATAATAGAATATCTCCTGCTCACAGAAGGATTCAGGTTTCAG ATCCAGGTGTTTTTAGTCATGAGACCAATCACTCTCTTGTTGGAAGCAGTTCTGCAAGTGCTTCCGTAGAGATTGGGGCTTTTCATCATGATTTCATTTTGGGAAGAAATCCTGTTGCTCCTCAAAATTTTCATGCTAACTCAACTCAATCTGTGAGGGGTGTTCGCAGTAGCTATTCTCATCAGAGATCTACCCCAACTTTTAGGGCTTCTTCAAGCACTATGCGTGCTGGACATGTGGGATCTTCAGATGAGGGAATGCAGTTGATAGCTGAAAATTATTCCCCCGGAAATCCAAGGCCATTACCCTCCTTAGCATGGCGTCACAGTGATAGGAGCGGAAGATCAAGGATATCACATGACAGGTACCGATCACTGGCAGAAGAGCCAAGTCTCCATGAGCGATTTTCTTCTGAG GGTTTTATGATTGTAGACCGCCCAACCACATATGGGCCAAGAAGTATGCTTGATCAGCATAGGGATATGAGGCTAGATGTAGACAATATGACATATGAg GAACTACTAGCACTTGGGGAGAGGATCGGGAATGTTAGCACCGGCTTGTCCGAAGATCTGATATCCAAGTGCTTAACAGAAACAATCTACTGTTCGTCAGATCAGATGCAGGAGGAGGGAACTTGTGTAATTTGCCTG GAAGAATACAAGGATTTGGACGACGTGGGGACACTGAAAACATGCAGGCACGATTACCATGTAACCTGCATCAAGAAATGGTTGTCGATGAAGAACTTATGTCCAATCTGCAAAGCTTCGGTTGTGGGGGATAATAAAAGGGAGTAA
- the LOC123202450 gene encoding uncharacterized protein LOC123202450: protein MAESHHKLSICLLTAMDYLWFHHAILLSQPTSLLVPKAPLKTHSLSPNQYSLSSTPVDIQDPEKSSASAQVSPLVEDSNDKIKGKEVNLKERPTRLNALQKSMSCRSMWDLELEEVKGFMDLGFIFKKENLNPQMIRVVPGLQRVKSFKNKPCRSTKPEFDAEDIEEDEHEHEKGIMRPYLSEAWLIKRPDSPLLNLKIPRVITAADMKKHLKFWAKIVASEIQQEC from the exons atGGCAGAATCCCATCATAAACTCTCTATTTGCCTCTTAACAGCCATGGATTATCTTTGGTTTCACCATGCCATTCTCCTCTCACAACCCACTTCGCTCCTTGTTCCAAAAGCACCCCTCAAAACACACTCTCTATCACCCAACCAATATTCTTTATCGTCAACGCCTGTAGATATTCAAGACCCAGAAAAATCATCAGCTTCTGCTCAAGTTTCCCCACTG GTTGAAGATTCTAACGATAAGATAAAAGGGAAGGAAGTGAACCTGAAAGAAAGGCCAACCAGATTGAATGCGTTGCAGAAGTCGATGAGCTGTAGGAGTATGTGGGATCTGGAGCTTGAAGAAGTGAAAGGGTTTATGGATCTTGGATTCATATTCAAGAAGGAAAATCTAAACCCCCAAATGATACGCGTTGTCCCTGGTTTGCAAAgagttaaaagttttaaaaataaaccctGCCGCAGTACAAAACCAGAATTTGATGCTGAAgatattgaagaagatgaacatGAACATGAGAAAGGTATTATGAGACCATATTTATCAGAGGCATGGCTAATAAAGAGACCCGACTCACCACtgctaaatttaaaaattccaaGAGTTATTACGGCAGCTGACATGAAGAAACACTTAAAATTTTGGGCCAAAATAGTTGCATCAGAAATTCAGCAAGAATGTTAG